The genomic region TTTGCTCGAATCAAGTAGAGCAAGTTTACCCACATAAGGACAATTATTTAACTTGAAGTTGATAAATACTCGTAATTATTTTGGATGATCATGCAATCCGATGAAAGCTCTCCTTTACGAGTATTGAAATCGCTAACTCAATGTTGAATCTTTAGCCTTGCATCATCAAGCCCTGTATAAAAGAAGACCCAACAAACTGTGTTTCATGTGAAACAATTTGTCGGGCCTTTTTATAAAACGATTTATTTTTCAGTTGTTTGCTTGAGTTGATCTGTGCCTACTGTAGGATTTTTACTTGCTGACGACATTCAAGCCTTTTGCAGAAGGCAGTAGTAAAAACCATCATGACCGTCTGTATGTGGAAATAACTGTCGGCCATGGCTAACTGGAATTCCCCACTCTACCGCCAAGTCGGGTGCTAATGAGTTCAAAGGAACTTCTTTAGCATCTTCTTGCTTCGCAAGAAAATGTTGAATGTGTTGCTCGTTTTCTTCCGGCATTAAGGAGCAAGTTGCGTACAGCATGAAGCCGCCAGATTTTAATGTCGTCCAAACCTTATTAAGGATCTCTCGCTGAATGAGAACTAGGTCATCAATGTCTGCGGGCTTTCGATTGATCTTAATATCGGGATTGCGACGAATAACGCCTGTTGCAGTACATGGCACATCGAGTAGTATTTTGTCGAAATGCTCGCCATCCCACCATGCATCAAGATCACTCGCATCGGCACAAATTAGATGAGCAGAATAGCCAAGGCGAGCCAAATTGGATTCGATTTTTTCCATGCGCCATGGCTCTAGTTCAACGGCAGTGAGTTCCATTGAGCTCAGTCCTGTCAAGTTGGCTTTCTCTAATAAGTGGCCAGTTTTTCCTCCAGGTGCTGCACACGCATCCAATACCTTCTCACCGCTTTTGGGCGATAAAATATGGGCAGAAAGCTGGGCCGCTTCATCTTGAACACTAACAAAACCATCATCAAAACCTGGTAGCTCTCCAACGCGAACGGCATTTCTTAGGTACAAAGCTGAATCTGAATACTTACCTTCTTCTGAGTCTATACCCAAATCCGCAAGCTTCTGTTTGTATGTTTCACGTGAAACCAGACTTTCGTTGACACGAATACACATGGGTGGATGCGTGTTACTGGCGTCGATAATGTCTTCAAGATGCTCCGACCAATGCTTATTAAAACGCTTTACGAGCCATTTGGGCATATTGAATTCTACGGAAGGCTGAGCTTCAAGAATCTCAACGATCTCGTCTGCTTCTCTTTGATAACGACGAAGCACTGCATTCATTAACTTGGTCGCCCAGTCTTTATTCAATAGACGACAGGCTTCTACTGTTTCATTTACCGCCGCATGATCTGGCGTGTTCATGTAGGTTAATTGATACAAACCTAAAAGTAAGACGGCATATAAATCTGTGTCCTTTTCTTCAAAAGGATGCGCCAATAAATGCAGTGCGATGCTGTTTAGTCTTGGATACTGACGACATACACCAAAGCATAATTCTTTCAGCATAGGAGTGTGTTCGCTAGCGACGTCAAGTTGATGGCGCGCCAATTGCGTACTAAGCGACCCTTGCTGAAGTAAAATATTGGTTAGGATTTTAACGGCTACTTGGCGAGGGCTTTGTTGTCCCGTACTTGTTCCAGACTGACTTGAGTTGGATGAGAAAGCATTGTCGTATTGGTTCATGCTGTTTGCTCACTCTTGTTTTCAGTTTGATTAACGCCAAGGCGTTGACCAATTTCTAAAGCGGCTTTGTGTTTACCATTTAAGGCGTCTTGTACTTTCATGCGCTTGCCGCCTGCAAATTGGATCTCAGTAATTAAAATAGAACCTTGCCCTGTTGCGACGATAACGCCCTCTTTGCTCACTACCAAAATATCACCAGGCGAGGCTTCATCGTTCACGCTGGCAATATGCGCTGCATGGATTTTCATCACACCAGCAAGGCTGTTTGTGTAAGCTACAGGCCAAGGAGACAAGCCACGAACCTGACGCTCGATCAATTCTGCCGAAGATGCCCAGTTCACCTCTCCTTCTTGCTTGGTTAATTTGGCGGCGTAGCAAGTAAGGCTTTCATCTTGTTGCTCTGGAACCAATGAACCCGTTTTCAGTTTCTCTAGAGCTTCAATTAATGCGTTACCACCCAAAACCGCTAATCGATCATGCAGTGTTGCAGACGTGTCTGTCGGCTTGATATCGCAGTGTGCCTTTAACAGCATGTCACCCGTATCTAAGCCCACATCCATTTGCATAATGGTGATGCCAGTTTCGCTATCGCCTGCAATCAAAGAGCGATGGATAGGAGCTGCGCCACGCCAGCGAGGCAGTAAGGAAGCATGGACATTGATGCAACCAAGTTTGGGCGTATCTAAGACAACTTTCGGGAGAATGATGCCATAAGCCGCGACAATCATAATGTCTGCATCTAACGCAGCAAGCTGTGCCTTGTCTTCTTCTAGCTTGAAATTTAGCGGTTGATAAACGGGAATATCGTTGGCAATGGCTAGCTGTTTCACTGGGCTTTGAACCAGTTTCTGACCGCGCCCTGCCGGGCGATCTGGCTGAGTATAAACGCCGACAATGTAATATTGGTTGTCTGCTTTAGAGTCTAAGACTGCTTGCAAGCTAGCTGCTGCGAATTCTGGTGTGCCCGCAAAAACGATACGAAGTGGTGAGGTTGGCATAAAGGTTCCTTAACAAAAAATCAGGCCAAAGCCTGATTTTATAATACGAGTATCAATGTTCTTTAGGCTAAAAGAACGTTCTTTTAGCCTTGCTTAAGAGCCAGCTTGTGAGCTTTTTCGAGCTTGCTCTTAATGCGATTGCGTTTTAGAGGCGTCAAATAATCGACCATAAGTTTGCCATCTAGGTGATCAATCTCATGTTGAACACAAACTGCAAGAAGCTCGTCGACATCCATAGTGAAGGGTTCACCGTTGCGGTCTAATGCTTTCACTCGTACTTTAGCAGCACGATAAATGTGTTCGTAAAAGCCTGGTACAGACAAACAACCTTCTTGGAATTCATTTGGCTCGTCGTCTAAAATTTCGAATTCTGGGTTAATAAAAACGATCGGCTCGTTACGTTCTTCAGAAAAATCCATTACGACAAGACGATGATGATAATCCACTTGTGTCGCAGCCAAGCCCAAACCGTTCTCGTCATACATGGTATCAAGCATGTCATCGATTTGAGTTTGCAGCTCATCAGTGAACTCGGTAATTGGCTTCGCAATTTTGCGTAAGCGTTTGTCTGGGTATTCAAGTACAGTTAAAACAGCCATGATCTTTTCCAACGATGTGTCTTTGTTCATGAGTGGAGACACTCTCTCCTACTCTTTTCATTACGTCTATTGTAACGCAAGTCTGGCCGTTGAGCAGTCTTCTCATGGCGGTTTTTTGGCCAATATGATTGAATAGCCTCCATAGCCAAAGACTATTCGCTCTTGGCTTTGTATTTTAAGTACTCTTATTTTGTTTTTTAAGTAAACGTACGGGCAAGGAATGCCCATGTTTAATTCGGAAGGAAGCCGTTTATCATGTCTACTTTTAACGCCACAGGTTTGTCTAAAACCGATTGGTTATGCTTAAGTTTCTTATCGGGAATCGGTCCATCCCGACTCTCACGTCTTTATACTTACCTTAGTCAACTCGATCATCCTACATCAACAGAGGGCACTGAAACCTTATCCTTGTTTAGTGGCGATAACTCATCCGAAACTATTTCTTATGAATTATTGACCGCCTTAAAGTGGCCAGACATTACTGCGCATCAGGCCATGGAGTATTTTTCCAATGGCACTCTGACCAAGGAGCAAGAAAGCAAACGAGATGAATCGTTAGCATGGATGGAAGACGCCAATCATCATTTGGTGTTGCAAGAAGATGAGCTCTATCCCAAAGCCTTAAAAGAAATCACTGTTGCGCCAGCCTTTCTTTACGTGGAGGGCAATCCTGACGGGTTGGCGTTACCGAAAATTGGTATTGTCGGCGCGCGTAAGTGCTCTCGCTATGGAAGAGACGCCACCTTTCAGTTTGCAGAGCAATTATCCGCTCGTGGTATTTGTGTGGTCAGTGGTGGTGCCATGGGAATTGATACCGCTGCCCATCAAGGTGCTCTATACAACAAGACAACACCCACTATTGCCGTTATGGGCACGGGCTTATTTCACCGCTACCCGCATCATAATCGAGAGATGTTTGAAGAAATCCTAGAGCAAGACGGCGTATTAATAAGTGAATACCCACTATCAACCAGTCCCAGACCTCACCTATTTCCACCGCGTAATCGAATCATCAGCGGTTTGAGTATGGGCGTGTTGGTGTCTGAAGCGTCCGTCAAAAGTGGCTCCTTGATCAGCGCCAGTTATGCCATCCAACAAAACCGGGAAGTGTTTGCTTTGCCCGGACGTTTGACTGATCCAAAATCAGTGGGTTGTCATCAACTACTTCGGCAAGGCGCTACTTTGGTTCGTCATGTGGATGATATTCTGGCTGAGTGTTCAGAGCTGCCCTCTGCTCCTCTAACCAAGAGATTAACGACGACCAAGAATAATAAGACGACCAAGAATAATAAAAAGCGATCATCTGAAAACACAAACCAAGCAATAGAAAGCGTTTCTATTTTAGCGTCGAATCCGTTTCGTGATCTGCCAGAATCAACTTCTGATAACGCCAAAGCGATAATTGTCATTATGGAGCAAGAAGCACAACCAATGGATTTTGATGCCTTGATTCGGCAAAGCAAAATGCACGCGGGATTGATGATGCAGGTCTTAATGGAATTGGAATTGTATGGTTGTGTGGAGAATCGTGAAGGTCTTTATTGTCGCTGTTGAATGGGCAATAAAGACCTTATGCACTTTAAAGTATGACGACATAATTTAGTTGTCGCTAAAGATATCTTTTTTCAGCTGCTTAATGTCACGGCGCTCTTTTTTGTTGGGTTTGTGGTCGGACATAATTCGGCCACCAAAAGACTTGTTTTCGAGCACGCGTTTTTCACGTTTTGCAATCGACTCAGGCGTTTCCTCATAAAGCAACTGTGCTTCTGGTGCGCCACGACGTTGGCCGCTGATATCTTTGATTTCGACAACCTTTTCGTCCCAACCAAGGCGAATACCAATTAAGGCACCAATTTCCACATTACGGCTAGCTTTACCCTTACTGCCGTTATAAGTCACCTTGCCACCATCGATGGCTTCCTTGCAAAGTGAGCGAGTTTTATAAAAACGTGCGGCCCAAAGCCACTTATCTAAACGAACGGCTTGTGGTGCCGACTGTTTTTCTGGTTTACTCATAAGAATGCGTTGACCCTATTCTGTTGTCATATTTGAGGCTGTTATGCAGGACGTTAGTAGACACCCAATTTTCCAAGCTCTTCAAAAAATAATACACGATGCCGCCGATGTGATCATGGACATTTATCAACGTGCCGATTTGGGTATCGAGCAAAAGCTGGACGACAGTCCAGTGACCGCTGCCGATCTCGCTGCGCACAAAGTGATTCTAGCAGGTTTGCAAGCACTTACACCTGATATTCCGGTTTTGTCGGAAGAAGGCGTGGTGGCGTTTGAAGAGCGTTCTAAATGGCCAATGTTGTGGATCGTCGATCCGCTCGACGGCACCAAAGAATTTATCAAGCGTAATGGTGAATTCAGTATTAATATCGCCTTGGTTGAAAATGGCTCGCCCATTCTTGGTGTGGTGTATTTGCCAACCACAACCGAAGGCTATTTTGGTGTTACCCAGTCATGGAAAAACTTACCGGTCGGCGCATTTAAATGGCAAGGTGATGAATACGAAAGTATCAATGTTCGTGAACCACGCGAACCTATTATTGCCATGACAAGTCGTAGTCACGGCCCTGCTCTTCCAGCCTCGCTGAAAAATAAATTAAAGCAAAGTTACGAGCAAGTGCGAGAGTTACCAAAAGGCAGTTCAATCAAAGGCTGCCGAATTGCAGAAGGGATTGCTGACTTGCATCTGCGTCGTGGCCCAACCAGTGAATGGGACACCGCCGCTCAGCAAGCCATCATCGAAGCCGCTGGCGGAATGCTCGTCACACCGGATGGAAAACCCTTTCGTTACAACCAAAGAGAAACCCTGCTCAACGGCCACTTCTTT from Marinomonas rhizomae harbors:
- the rsmB gene encoding 16S rRNA (cytosine(967)-C(5))-methyltransferase RsmB is translated as MNQYDNAFSSNSSQSGTSTGQQSPRQVAVKILTNILLQQGSLSTQLARHQLDVASEHTPMLKELCFGVCRQYPRLNSIALHLLAHPFEEKDTDLYAVLLLGLYQLTYMNTPDHAAVNETVEACRLLNKDWATKLMNAVLRRYQREADEIVEILEAQPSVEFNMPKWLVKRFNKHWSEHLEDIIDASNTHPPMCIRVNESLVSRETYKQKLADLGIDSEEGKYSDSALYLRNAVRVGELPGFDDGFVSVQDEAAQLSAHILSPKSGEKVLDACAAPGGKTGHLLEKANLTGLSSMELTAVELEPWRMEKIESNLARLGYSAHLICADASDLDAWWDGEHFDKILLDVPCTATGVIRRNPDIKINRKPADIDDLVLIQREILNKVWTTLKSGGFMLYATCSLMPEENEQHIQHFLAKQEDAKEVPLNSLAPDLAVEWGIPVSHGRQLFPHTDGHDGFYYCLLQKA
- the fmt gene encoding methionyl-tRNA formyltransferase; translated protein: MPTSPLRIVFAGTPEFAAASLQAVLDSKADNQYYIVGVYTQPDRPAGRGQKLVQSPVKQLAIANDIPVYQPLNFKLEEDKAQLAALDADIMIVAAYGIILPKVVLDTPKLGCINVHASLLPRWRGAAPIHRSLIAGDSETGITIMQMDVGLDTGDMLLKAHCDIKPTDTSATLHDRLAVLGGNALIEALEKLKTGSLVPEQQDESLTCYAAKLTKQEGEVNWASSAELIERQVRGLSPWPVAYTNSLAGVMKIHAAHIASVNDEASPGDILVVSKEGVIVATGQGSILITEIQFAGGKRMKVQDALNGKHKAALEIGQRLGVNQTENKSEQTA
- the def gene encoding peptide deformylase, whose translation is MAVLTVLEYPDKRLRKIAKPITEFTDELQTQIDDMLDTMYDENGLGLAATQVDYHHRLVVMDFSEERNEPIVFINPEFEILDDEPNEFQEGCLSVPGFYEHIYRAAKVRVKALDRNGEPFTMDVDELLAVCVQHEIDHLDGKLMVDYLTPLKRNRIKSKLEKAHKLALKQG
- the dprA gene encoding DNA-processing protein DprA codes for the protein MSTFNATGLSKTDWLCLSFLSGIGPSRLSRLYTYLSQLDHPTSTEGTETLSLFSGDNSSETISYELLTALKWPDITAHQAMEYFSNGTLTKEQESKRDESLAWMEDANHHLVLQEDELYPKALKEITVAPAFLYVEGNPDGLALPKIGIVGARKCSRYGRDATFQFAEQLSARGICVVSGGAMGIDTAAHQGALYNKTTPTIAVMGTGLFHRYPHHNREMFEEILEQDGVLISEYPLSTSPRPHLFPPRNRIISGLSMGVLVSEASVKSGSLISASYAIQQNREVFALPGRLTDPKSVGCHQLLRQGATLVRHVDDILAECSELPSAPLTKRLTTTKNNKTTKNNKKRSSENTNQAIESVSILASNPFRDLPESTSDNAKAIIVIMEQEAQPMDFDALIRQSKMHAGLMMQVLMELELYGCVENREGLYCRC
- a CDS encoding RNA-binding S4 domain-containing protein, giving the protein MSKPEKQSAPQAVRLDKWLWAARFYKTRSLCKEAIDGGKVTYNGSKGKASRNVEIGALIGIRLGWDEKVVEIKDISGQRRGAPEAQLLYEETPESIAKREKRVLENKSFGGRIMSDHKPNKKERRDIKQLKKDIFSDN
- the cysQ gene encoding 3'(2'),5'-bisphosphate nucleotidase CysQ, translating into MQDVSRHPIFQALQKIIHDAADVIMDIYQRADLGIEQKLDDSPVTAADLAAHKVILAGLQALTPDIPVLSEEGVVAFEERSKWPMLWIVDPLDGTKEFIKRNGEFSINIALVENGSPILGVVYLPTTTEGYFGVTQSWKNLPVGAFKWQGDEYESINVREPREPIIAMTSRSHGPALPASLKNKLKQSYEQVRELPKGSSIKGCRIAEGIADLHLRRGPTSEWDTAAQQAIIEAAGGMLVTPDGKPFRYNQRETLLNGHFFVSGAELAPYVMNWYLENEEEE